A single genomic interval of Malania oleifera isolate guangnan ecotype guangnan chromosome 13, ASM2987363v1, whole genome shotgun sequence harbors:
- the LOC131146671 gene encoding myb-related protein 306-like — MGRPPCCDKTGVKKGPWTPEEDIILVSYIQEHGPGNWRAVPTNTGLLRCSKSCRLRWTNYLRPGIKRGNFTDHEEKMIIHLQALLGNRWAAIASYLPQRTDNDIKNYWNTHLKKKLKKLQIGSEGHDQGRLSPIPSQQNPKGQWERRLQTDIRMAKQALCEALSLDISNYSPDKSKPTIDYQSYTRPVQSSTYAYTAENIARLLEGWMKTSQKSGQVNSNSTQTSSTNWVSSVSSSSEGAFSATRTAAFDSQFSFNSSTSDVSQSVSIDEGVNFTPEIGLFQDESKPKLEETREGPFSMLEKWLFDDGTALEGQEEVLFGMSLEETAQLL, encoded by the exons ATGGGGAGACCACCTTGCTGTGACAAAACTGGTGTGAAGAAAGGGCCATGGACTCCCGAAGAAGACATTATTTTGGTTTCTTACATTCAAGAACATGGACCGGGAAATTGGAGAGCAGTACCTACCAACACAG gtttGCTTAGATGCAGCAAAAGTTGCAGGCTTAGATGGACAAACTATCTCAGGCCGGGTATTAAACGTGGTAACTTCACTGATCACGAAGAGAAGATGATAATCCACCTCCAAGCTCTTCTAGGAAACAG ATGGGCTGCCATAGCCTCATACCTTCCTCAGAGAACAGACAATGatataaaaaattattggaaTACTCATCTCAAGAAAAAGCTCAAAAAGCTTCAAATTGGTTCTGAGGGCCATGACCAAGGAAGGCTTTCACCAATCCCATCACAGCAAAACCCAAAGGGCCAATGGGAGAGAAGGCTTCAAACAGATATTCGCATGGCTAAACAAGCATTATGTGAGGCTTTGTCGTTGGATATATCAAACTATTCACCTGACAAATCTAAACCCACCATTGACTATCAGTCTTACACAAGACCAGTCCAATCATCAACTTACGCCTATACTGCTGAAAACATAGCCCGATTGCTTGAAGGGTGGATGAAAACATCCCAGAAATCAGGCCAGGTTAACTCCAATTCCACTCAAACTTCTTCCACCAACTGGGTCTCATCTGTTTCGAGTTCTAGTGAAGGAGCTTTCAGCGCAACAAGAACGGCCGCTTTCGACTCACAATTTAGTTTCAACTCTTCCACGTCGGACGTTTCACAGTCTGTGTCAATCGATGAGGGCGTGAATTTTACTCCTGAAATTGGCCTCTTCCAAGACGAGAGCAAGCCAAAGTTGGAGGAGACTCGAGAAGGTCCTTTCTCCATGCTCGAGAAATGGCTCTTTGATGATGGAACTGCTCTGGAAGGGCAAGAAGAAGTTCTTTTTGGCATGTCGTTGGAGGAAACAGCTCAGTTGCTTTAG